In Planctomycetaceae bacterium, one genomic interval encodes:
- a CDS encoding ADP-ribosylglycohydrolase family protein: protein MNSFEMHPVTYAGLAGLLVGTAIGDAIGLPREGLSRRRAMRLFGPAPLEHRLLFGRGMFSDDTEHACMTAQALLAHSDNPAKFARSLAWRLRGWFLSLPPGIGMGTAKACMKLLSGWPANRSGVCSAGNGPAMRAPIIGAVLADRPDLMREMARASTRLTHTDSRAEEGAYVIAAAAAHAAAGEIDAENFFEQVLPQIQGQQLKQYLAAARQQLAAGASPAEFATEMGMGIGISGYINHTVPAAIFCWLRYRGDFRRSVEEAVLLGGDSDTVGAIVGALAGASAGLEGIPAQWIKGLFEWPRTVDWIKNLARQLAEGKAANAPRLFWPGVLLRNMLLLMIVLAHGLRRLLPPY, encoded by the coding sequence ATGAACTCATTCGAAATGCATCCCGTGACGTACGCCGGACTGGCGGGCCTTCTGGTCGGCACGGCGATCGGGGACGCTATCGGCCTGCCGAGGGAGGGACTGTCACGGCGGCGGGCGATGCGGCTGTTTGGGCCGGCGCCGCTGGAGCACCGGCTGCTCTTTGGGCGCGGGATGTTCAGCGACGACACGGAACATGCCTGCATGACGGCGCAGGCCTTGCTGGCACATAGCGATAACCCGGCGAAGTTCGCGCGATCGTTGGCCTGGCGGCTGCGGGGATGGTTCCTGTCGCTACCGCCCGGGATCGGCATGGGCACGGCTAAGGCGTGCATGAAGCTCCTGTCAGGCTGGCCCGCCAACCGTAGCGGAGTGTGCTCGGCGGGCAATGGCCCGGCTATGCGAGCGCCGATTATCGGGGCGGTGTTGGCCGACCGGCCGGACCTGATGCGCGAGATGGCGCGAGCATCCACGCGGCTGACGCACACAGACTCGCGAGCCGAAGAAGGCGCGTACGTGATCGCCGCGGCCGCCGCACACGCGGCGGCGGGCGAAATAGATGCTGAGAACTTCTTCGAGCAAGTTCTGCCCCAGATCCAAGGGCAGCAGTTGAAACAGTACTTGGCTGCGGCCCGGCAGCAGTTGGCGGCGGGCGCGTCGCCAGCCGAGTTCGCAACCGAGATGGGCATGGGCATAGGCATCAGCGGCTATATCAACCACACCGTACCGGCAGCGATCTTCTGCTGGCTGCGATATCGCGGCGACTTTCGCCGCAGCGTGGAGGAGGCCGTGCTGCTTGGCGGCGACAGCGATACCGTCGGCGCGATTGTCGGCGCTCTGGCGGGCGCATCGGCGGGGCTGGAAGGAATTCCTGCTCAGTGGATTAAAGGTTTGTTCGAGTGGCCGCGGACGGTTGATTGGATTAAGAATCTGGCGCGGCAGTTGGCCGAGGGCAAGGCGGCCAATGCGCCGCGGCTCTTCTGGCCGGGCGTGCTGCTGCGAAACATGTTGTTGCTGATGATTGTTCTGGCGCACGGCCTGCGACGGCTGCTGCCGCCGTATTGA
- the pncA gene encoding bifunctional nicotinamidase/pyrazinamidase: MNNTTNNMNNTKNTRRALILVDIQSDFCPDGALPVPAGDEVVGVANRLMDLFDVVVATQDWHPPAHGSFASTHGRKVGEMAELAGLEQILWPDHCVQGTPGAELAAGLNVAGIDKVIRKGTEALIDSYSAFYDNAHRKATALGEYLAARGVGEVFVMGLATDYCVKFTALDALGLGYRTHVVIDGCRGVNVKEGVAARAIEEMATAGAIILTSRHLLETRKAA; encoded by the coding sequence ATGAACAACACTACAAACAACATGAACAACACGAAGAACACGCGACGGGCCCTGATCCTGGTGGACATCCAGAGCGACTTCTGCCCCGACGGAGCGCTGCCCGTGCCCGCAGGCGACGAGGTCGTCGGCGTGGCCAACCGACTGATGGACCTGTTTGACGTGGTCGTGGCCACGCAGGACTGGCACCCGCCCGCCCATGGCTCTTTCGCAAGCACTCACGGCCGCAAGGTCGGCGAGATGGCGGAACTGGCCGGGCTGGAGCAGATCCTCTGGCCGGACCACTGCGTGCAGGGGACGCCTGGTGCTGAGCTGGCGGCCGGGCTGAATGTGGCCGGCATCGACAAGGTCATCCGCAAGGGCACCGAGGCGCTCATCGACAGCTACAGCGCGTTCTACGACAACGCCCACCGCAAGGCCACGGCGCTGGGCGAGTACTTGGCCGCCCGCGGCGTGGGCGAGGTGTTCGTGATGGGTCTGGCGACGGACTACTGCGTGAAGTTCACGGCCCTGGATGCCCTGGGCCTGGGCTACCGCACGCACGTGGTGATCGACGGCTGCCGCGGCGTGAACGTTAAAGAAGGCGTCGCCGCCCGCGCCATCGAAGAAATGGCCACCGCCGGCGCCATCATCCTGACCAGCCGCCACCTCCTCGAAACCAGAAAGGCAGCGTAA
- a CDS encoding NUDIX domain-containing protein: protein MAHTYEYPRPALTVDCVVFGLDDEDLKVLLIQRDLEPFAGKWALPGGFVRMDESLEDAARRELAEEAGVANVFLEQLYTFGDVGRDPRGRVVTVAYYALVKLGDFAVKGASDARNAAWFALEDAPTLAFDHQRILDVAHDRLQGKVRYQPIGFELLPGKFTLTQLQRMYEKVLDRPLDKRNFRKKILAMGILQGLDEVETDVAHRAAQLYRFDKKRYDALVKQGFNFEI from the coding sequence ATGGCACACACGTACGAATATCCGCGGCCGGCTCTGACGGTGGATTGTGTGGTCTTCGGGCTTGACGACGAAGACCTCAAGGTCCTGCTGATCCAGCGCGACCTGGAACCCTTCGCAGGCAAATGGGCCCTGCCCGGCGGGTTCGTGCGGATGGACGAGTCGCTGGAGGACGCCGCCCGACGCGAACTGGCGGAAGAGGCGGGTGTGGCAAACGTTTTTCTCGAGCAGCTCTACACCTTCGGCGATGTCGGCCGCGATCCCCGCGGGCGCGTCGTCACGGTAGCGTACTACGCCCTGGTCAAGCTGGGCGACTTCGCCGTCAAGGGCGCCTCCGACGCCCGCAACGCGGCCTGGTTTGCCCTGGAGGACGCGCCGACGCTGGCGTTCGACCATCAGCGCATCCTCGACGTTGCCCATGATCGCCTGCAGGGCAAGGTTCGCTACCAGCCCATCGGCTTTGAGTTGCTGCCGGGCAAGTTCACGCTGACGCAGCTCCAGCGGATGTACGAGAAGGTGCTCGACCGCCCCCTGGACAAGCGCAACTTCCGCAAGAAGATCCTGGCCATGGGGATTCTGCAGGGGCTCGACGAGGTCGAGACCGACGTGGCCCACCGGGCGGCCCAGTTGTACCGCTTCGACAAGAAGCGATACGACGCCCTGGTCAAGCAAGGCTTTAACTTCGAGATCTGA
- a CDS encoding AAA family ATPase, producing the protein MSENPITAQQTPDEEPGLAIGRRLVDEVLTPLKRTYVGKDEVIDLLGVCLAGGENLFILGPPGTAKSAIVQDLSRRLEGVAFDYLLTRFTEPNELFGPFDIRRLREGELVTNTQGMLPEASLVFLDELLNANSAILNSLLMVLNEKVFRRGKETIPLPLLMVVGASNRLPEDDALRALFDRFLMRVHCDNVSDDRLGDVLDAGWKIDGGLIERGTTLMMDDIRRLQGRLHQVDIQCVRLPYLELIRRLRHAGIDISDRRAIKFQRLVAASSLLCGRLQAAVSDFWILQYIWDRQEQQEVLQAIVQEALSKDVEMQKRHPRAQAQSAPDPEAMARDLEWLGKAIGEAKDATARSPLRDRLAVLAGRCQWVSDANQRGFLQQQVDQLWKHFEGRSDA; encoded by the coding sequence GTGAGTGAGAATCCAATAACCGCTCAGCAGACGCCAGACGAAGAACCCGGCCTTGCCATCGGCCGGCGGCTGGTCGATGAAGTCCTGACGCCGCTGAAGCGCACGTACGTGGGCAAGGACGAAGTCATCGACCTGCTGGGGGTGTGCCTGGCCGGCGGAGAAAACCTGTTCATCCTGGGGCCTCCCGGCACGGCCAAGAGCGCCATCGTGCAGGACCTGAGCCGGCGCCTGGAGGGCGTGGCTTTCGACTACCTGCTGACGCGATTCACCGAGCCTAATGAATTGTTCGGGCCCTTTGACATCCGCCGCCTGCGCGAGGGCGAACTGGTCACCAATACCCAGGGCATGCTGCCCGAGGCCAGCCTGGTGTTCCTGGACGAATTGCTCAACGCCAACAGCGCGATCCTCAACAGCCTGCTGATGGTGCTCAACGAAAAAGTATTCCGCCGCGGCAAGGAGACGATCCCGCTGCCGCTGCTGATGGTCGTCGGGGCCAGCAACCGCCTGCCCGAAGACGACGCCCTGCGCGCGTTGTTCGACCGCTTCCTCATGCGGGTGCACTGCGACAACGTGAGCGACGACCGGTTGGGCGACGTGCTCGACGCCGGTTGGAAGATCGACGGCGGGCTGATCGAACGCGGCACGACGCTGATGATGGACGACATCCGCCGCCTGCAGGGGCGCCTCCACCAGGTCGACATCCAGTGCGTCCGCCTGCCGTACCTGGAACTGATCCGCCGCCTTCGCCACGCGGGCATCGATATCTCCGACCGCCGCGCGATCAAGTTCCAGCGTCTTGTGGCCGCCAGTTCGCTGCTGTGCGGGCGGCTGCAGGCAGCCGTGTCGGACTTCTGGATCCTGCAATACATCTGGGACCGCCAGGAACAGCAGGAGGTGCTCCAGGCCATCGTGCAGGAGGCGCTGTCGAAAGATGTCGAGATGCAGAAGCGGCATCCGCGGGCCCAGGCGCAGAGCGCCCCCGATCCAGAGGCGATGGCGCGCGACCTGGAGTGGTTGGGCAAAGCCATCGGCGAGGCAAAAGACGCCACTGCCCGCTCGCCGCTGCGCGACCGGCTGGCCGTGCTGGCGGGGCGCTGCCAATGGGTCAGCGATGCCAATCAGCGCGGCTTCCTGCAGCAGCAGGTCGACCAACTCTGGAAACACTTCGAGGGGCGCAGCGACGCATGA
- a CDS encoding AAA family ATPase has product MKPFRTGVIAGKFYPPHRGHQLLIETALAKCDEVYVLACFNASQTIPIARRVEWLREMCPTAHVLSVLDVPADDDSAGWAAYTRQILGLAPDAVFSSEAYGDTYARCLGAVHVNVDPQRGQVPCSATMIRNDPLAHLDYLAPCVRAWYMRRVCLVGAESTGKTTLAAALADHYHTVWMAEYGREYCDVKLANGTLEQWDSVEFEHIAREHARREDLLARQANRLLIVDTDAFATAIWHRRYMQDCRSPAVERLAAERQGFYALYLLCETDIPWVQDGTRDGQHVRQAMQDTFVAELTATGRPWLRLTGSHDERLRQAVAAIDAVPTGQTPMHTP; this is encoded by the coding sequence ATGAAACCGTTCCGCACAGGCGTGATCGCGGGCAAGTTCTACCCGCCCCACCGCGGGCACCAGTTGCTGATCGAGACGGCCCTGGCGAAGTGCGACGAGGTCTACGTGCTGGCGTGCTTCAACGCCTCCCAGACGATCCCCATCGCCCGGCGCGTCGAGTGGTTGCGGGAGATGTGCCCAACTGCTCACGTCCTTTCGGTGCTGGACGTGCCGGCCGATGATGATTCAGCGGGCTGGGCGGCGTACACACGGCAGATTCTGGGCCTCGCCCCCGATGCGGTCTTTTCCTCTGAGGCCTATGGCGACACCTACGCCCGCTGCCTTGGGGCCGTCCACGTCAACGTGGATCCGCAGCGCGGGCAGGTGCCCTGCTCGGCCACGATGATCCGCAACGACCCGCTGGCGCACCTGGACTATCTGGCGCCGTGCGTCCGAGCGTGGTATATGCGGCGCGTTTGTCTGGTCGGCGCGGAATCCACCGGCAAGACCACCCTCGCCGCGGCGTTGGCCGATCACTACCACACGGTTTGGATGGCCGAATACGGCCGCGAGTATTGCGACGTCAAACTCGCCAACGGCACGCTGGAGCAGTGGGACTCGGTCGAGTTCGAGCATATCGCCCGCGAGCACGCGCGGCGCGAGGATCTGCTGGCCCGCCAAGCCAATCGCCTTCTGATCGTCGATACCGACGCCTTCGCCACCGCCATCTGGCACCGGCGATACATGCAGGACTGCCGCAGCCCCGCCGTCGAGCGCCTCGCGGCTGAGCGACAGGGCTTCTACGCGCTTTACCTGCTGTGCGAGACGGACATTCCCTGGGTTCAGGACGGCACGCGCGACGGCCAGCACGTGCGACAGGCAATGCAGGACACTTTCGTTGCGGAACTGACCGCCACAGGCCGGCCTTGGCTGCGGTTGACCGGTTCGCACGACGAACGTCTGCGACAAGCTGTCGCCGCCATCGATGCCGTGCCGACCGGGCAAACTCCAATGCATACGCCATGA
- a CDS encoding RNA 2'-phosphotransferase has translation MLSDKERVRISKFLSLVLRHQPQAAGLTLDHAGWVDVAALLEGCRLAGRAITPEQLAEVVATNDKKRFEFSSDGLRIRASQGHSVEVELGYSPADPPETLYHGTAERNLSAIRVEGLRKGQRHHVHLSADERTAASVGQRYGKPVVLAVQAGRMHADGHAFFISTNGVWLTGHVPPQYLDFPRPAAQDHGS, from the coding sequence ATGTTGAGTGATAAAGAACGAGTACGAATCAGCAAGTTCCTCAGCCTGGTGCTCAGGCATCAGCCGCAGGCGGCGGGGTTGACCCTCGACCACGCCGGCTGGGTTGATGTGGCCGCGCTGCTGGAAGGCTGCCGCCTAGCCGGCCGGGCGATCACGCCGGAGCAACTTGCCGAGGTGGTGGCGACCAACGACAAGAAGCGGTTCGAGTTCAGCTCCGACGGCCTGCGAATCCGCGCCAGCCAGGGGCACTCCGTCGAGGTGGAACTGGGCTATTCGCCAGCCGACCCGCCGGAGACGCTCTATCACGGCACGGCAGAGCGGAACCTTTCAGCCATCCGCGTCGAGGGGCTTCGCAAGGGTCAGCGGCATCACGTGCATCTGTCGGCCGACGAGCGGACAGCCGCCAGCGTCGGGCAGCGATATGGCAAACCGGTCGTGCTGGCGGTGCAAGCCGGCCGCATGCACGCCGATGGGCACGCGTTTTTCATTTCCACCAATGGCGTATGGCTGACAGGTCACGTCCCACCGCAATACCTGGACTTTCCCCGCCCCGCCGCCCAAGATCACGGCAGCTGA
- a CDS encoding NUDIX hydrolase — MDRQIVWQGRFLRAVVRGRYECIERCNISGIVGIIAVTDEGELVLVEQFRPPLQARVIELPAGLVGDTDAGRDESLETAAHRELMEETGYVAASIEPVACGAASAGMSNETMTLMLARGLTRTAAGGGDEHEDITVHHVPLKQLLDWLRRRTAEGILVDLKVYAAIPFCQ; from the coding sequence GTGGACAGACAGATTGTATGGCAAGGGCGGTTTCTTCGGGCGGTGGTGCGGGGGCGATATGAATGCATCGAGCGGTGCAATATCAGCGGGATCGTCGGGATCATTGCCGTGACCGATGAGGGAGAGTTGGTGCTTGTCGAGCAGTTTCGCCCGCCGCTGCAGGCTCGTGTGATCGAGCTGCCGGCCGGGCTCGTCGGCGACACCGACGCCGGCAGAGATGAATCGCTCGAAACCGCGGCGCATCGCGAACTGATGGAAGAGACGGGATACGTGGCCGCGAGCATCGAGCCGGTGGCCTGTGGCGCGGCCTCGGCGGGAATGTCCAACGAGACGATGACCCTGATGCTGGCGCGAGGGCTGACCAGGACCGCCGCGGGCGGCGGAGACGAGCACGAAGATATCACCGTCCACCACGTGCCGCTGAAGCAACTGCTCGACTGGCTACGCAGGCGGACGGCGGAGGGAATCCTGGTCGACCTGAAGGTCTATGCGGCGATCCCTTTTTGCCAATAA
- the pnuC gene encoding nicotinamide riboside transporter PnuC, translating to MSLSSIEQEAISPVQAPAASRGTVVGWLKYGLCTVASAVLVVAAWRQWIPTSLTEALGFATGAFCVLLTVDAKIANFPVGLGNNVFLFVVFLGARLYADMSLQVVFFVLGVIGWWSWLYGGPSRTRLTITRARRWEWIVLPPLAAALTYGMSVLLAYLGDAAPLRDAATAVLSIAAQYLLNRKRFEHWWVWILVDLISIQLYIDRQIYLTAGLYVLFLGLCVAGLWQWRRTLAAASLQPAAGGEA from the coding sequence ATGAGCCTCTCGTCAATTGAACAGGAAGCGATCTCGCCAGTGCAGGCGCCTGCTGCTTCACGAGGCACAGTCGTGGGCTGGCTGAAGTATGGCCTCTGCACTGTCGCCTCGGCGGTGCTGGTGGTGGCGGCGTGGCGGCAGTGGATTCCGACGTCACTGACCGAAGCGTTGGGTTTTGCCACCGGCGCGTTCTGCGTGTTGCTCACAGTCGATGCCAAGATCGCCAACTTCCCGGTCGGGCTTGGCAACAACGTCTTCCTGTTCGTCGTGTTCCTGGGCGCGCGGCTGTACGCGGACATGAGCCTCCAGGTCGTCTTCTTTGTCCTGGGAGTGATCGGCTGGTGGAGCTGGCTCTACGGCGGGCCCAGCCGCACGCGACTGACCATCACTCGCGCCCGTCGCTGGGAGTGGATTGTGCTGCCGCCACTCGCGGCCGCCCTCACGTATGGCATGTCGGTGCTGCTGGCGTATCTGGGCGACGCCGCGCCGCTGCGCGACGCCGCGACTGCGGTCCTGAGCATCGCCGCTCAATACCTGCTCAACCGCAAGCGCTTCGAGCACTGGTGGGTCTGGATCCTTGTCGATTTAATCTCGATCCAGCTCTACATCGATCGGCAGATCTACCTGACGGCCGGGCTGTACGTGCTGTTTCTGGGCCTGTGCGTGGCCGGCTTGTGGCAGTGGCGCCGCACGCTGGCCGCCGCCAGCCTGCAGCCCGCGGCGGGAGGCGAAGCATGA
- a CDS encoding metal-dependent hydrolase: MNIITHVMTGVTIATPLAVQRPLTAAAIVFGSLLPDLDVLSRCWGKKAFLRFHQTLTHSLPCIAVMTLAMTGAWHWMGWPELWAPAALGAGMMIHSLMDFANTYGTTIMWPFVRRRVALNWMFFTDAVTVAVTTTLGTACIYSALHEGFSALPAVIFAIFIAGWWTLRAVLARRARELAITPGDSLVPGSWWHFYGCHVDAGGLAELYLINAINGTRRTRGRCLTMDEQYAPLLASVPEYVMMRSLSSEYHVVEAQPCSEGLKLICRDLRTQNFGGRFGQLTVTLDRMGNVQRKVFDV; encoded by the coding sequence ATGAACATCATTACACATGTCATGACGGGCGTAACTATTGCGACGCCTCTGGCTGTTCAGCGGCCGCTGACCGCTGCCGCCATCGTATTCGGATCGCTTCTTCCCGACCTGGACGTCCTGTCGCGATGCTGGGGCAAAAAGGCGTTCCTGCGCTTTCACCAGACACTCACACATTCGCTGCCGTGCATCGCGGTTATGACTCTGGCGATGACGGGCGCGTGGCATTGGATGGGCTGGCCGGAGTTGTGGGCGCCGGCCGCCCTGGGGGCGGGCATGATGATTCATTCCCTGATGGACTTTGCCAACACGTATGGCACGACGATCATGTGGCCGTTTGTGCGCCGGCGTGTGGCCCTGAACTGGATGTTTTTCACCGACGCCGTCACGGTGGCCGTCACGACTACCTTGGGCACGGCGTGTATTTACAGCGCCTTGCATGAAGGGTTTTCCGCCTTACCGGCGGTCATTTTCGCCATATTCATTGCCGGATGGTGGACGCTCCGGGCGGTGCTGGCACGGCGAGCACGAGAACTCGCGATCACCCCCGGCGACAGCCTTGTCCCGGGCTCATGGTGGCATTTCTACGGTTGCCACGTCGATGCCGGCGGCCTCGCGGAACTGTATCTCATCAACGCAATCAACGGGACGCGCCGTACGCGGGGCCGGTGCCTCACGATGGACGAGCAGTATGCCCCGCTGCTGGCCAGCGTCCCGGAGTACGTGATGATGCGGAGCCTGTCGAGCGAATATCACGTCGTTGAGGCCCAACCGTGCAGCGAAGGGCTCAAGCTGATCTGCCGCGACCTGCGGACGCAGAACTTCGGTGGACGCTTTGGACAGTTGACCGTCACACTCGACCGAATGGGCAACGTGCAAAGGAAGGTGTTCGATGTCTGA
- a CDS encoding ADP-ribosylglycohydrolase family protein, whose protein sequence is MTLTERYLGALIGLAVGDAVGTALEFQPPGSFSPIKDMIGGGPFGLKPGQWTDDTSMALCLADSLVEMKGFDAADQLRRYVQWYKHGQFSCTGRCFDIGGTTRAALQQFMRSGEPYCGSTDPHAAGNGSLMRLAPVPMFFAGDAAVAIERSGDSSRTTHGATTAVDACRYYGGLIVAALNGVDKQTLLSQRYCPAADYWQTHPLCPEVDAVAAGSFKHKQPPAIRGTGYVVDAMEAALWAFDHSTNFRDGCLAAVNLGDDADTTGAIYGQLAGAYYGYSDIPQSWRYKLAQHEMIESFAKKLLTGRCEAQ, encoded by the coding sequence ATGACGCTGACTGAACGTTATCTTGGGGCATTGATTGGCTTGGCTGTCGGAGACGCGGTCGGAACAGCGCTGGAGTTTCAGCCGCCTGGGAGTTTCTCACCGATCAAGGACATGATCGGCGGCGGGCCTTTCGGGCTCAAGCCCGGGCAGTGGACTGATGACACGTCCATGGCGCTGTGTCTGGCCGATAGCCTCGTCGAGATGAAGGGCTTCGACGCCGCCGACCAGCTTCGACGCTATGTGCAATGGTACAAGCACGGGCAATTCAGTTGCACCGGACGGTGCTTTGACATCGGCGGCACAACCCGCGCCGCGCTGCAGCAGTTCATGCGAAGCGGAGAACCGTATTGCGGTTCGACTGATCCGCACGCGGCCGGTAATGGATCATTGATGCGATTGGCCCCGGTGCCGATGTTCTTCGCCGGCGATGCGGCTGTGGCGATAGAGCGATCCGGCGATAGCTCTCGCACTACGCATGGCGCGACGACGGCTGTGGACGCGTGCCGGTACTACGGCGGGTTGATCGTGGCGGCGCTGAATGGCGTGGACAAGCAGACGCTTCTGTCGCAGCGATACTGTCCGGCCGCCGACTATTGGCAGACCCACCCGCTGTGCCCAGAGGTGGATGCGGTGGCCGCGGGCTCGTTCAAGCACAAGCAGCCGCCGGCCATTCGCGGCACCGGGTACGTGGTCGACGCCATGGAAGCGGCCTTGTGGGCGTTCGATCACTCGACGAACTTCCGCGACGGGTGCCTGGCGGCCGTCAATCTTGGCGACGATGCCGACACCACCGGAGCGATCTACGGCCAACTTGCCGGCGCGTACTACGGTTACTCGGATATCCCGCAAAGCTGGCGTTACAAGCTTGCCCAGCACGAAATGATCGAGTCCTTCGCCAAGAAGTTGTTGACGGGCCGGTGTGAGGCACAATGA
- a CDS encoding TIGR02452 family protein encodes MKAANRNDRSAIAQETLAIVEKGFYLSPLGRRVDLGPMIEESQQGTELLRPQNWAEIHAAAQAVPQADHPTMIEVTAETTLAAARRLSCVPGSRVLALNFASAKNPGGGFLGGSQAQEESLARASGLYPCLLKCPEYYQANRTCGTLLYTDHAIYSPSVPVFRDDEDQLIEEPFVTSFVTMPAPNIGAMRAGSLQIADVEGVLRQRVDHVLALAVARGYSHLVLGAWGCGVFGNDPAVVAKAFEQSLITWGTRVKTTTFAIFDTIGHTREVFARQLAPEQQEGRP; translated from the coding sequence ATGAAAGCGGCCAATCGCAATGACAGGTCGGCCATCGCGCAGGAAACGCTGGCGATCGTAGAGAAAGGCTTTTACCTCAGTCCGCTCGGACGACGAGTCGATCTTGGACCGATGATCGAGGAGAGCCAACAGGGTACCGAGTTGCTCCGCCCGCAGAACTGGGCAGAGATCCATGCCGCTGCACAGGCGGTGCCGCAAGCCGATCACCCTACGATGATCGAGGTTACCGCGGAAACCACACTGGCGGCGGCGCGGCGGTTATCTTGCGTGCCGGGCAGTCGTGTGCTGGCGTTGAACTTCGCCTCGGCCAAGAATCCCGGCGGCGGATTTCTCGGTGGCTCACAAGCCCAGGAGGAAAGCCTGGCCAGAGCTTCAGGGCTGTATCCGTGTTTGCTGAAGTGCCCGGAGTATTACCAAGCCAACCGCACCTGCGGCACGTTGCTTTATACCGACCATGCCATCTACAGCCCATCGGTGCCGGTGTTCCGCGACGATGAGGACCAGCTGATCGAGGAGCCATTTGTCACAAGCTTTGTAACCATGCCGGCCCCGAACATCGGGGCGATGCGAGCGGGCAGCCTCCAGATTGCGGATGTGGAAGGAGTCCTGCGCCAACGCGTCGACCACGTGCTGGCTCTTGCGGTTGCGCGCGGCTACAGCCATCTGGTGCTTGGCGCGTGGGGCTGCGGCGTATTTGGCAATGATCCGGCCGTCGTGGCCAAGGCGTTTGAACAAAGCCTTATCACCTGGGGCACACGCGTCAAAACAACCACCTTTGCAATCTTCGACACCATCGGCCACACCCGGGAGGTCTTTGCCCGGCAACTTGCCCCCGAACAACAAGAAGGAAGACCATGA
- a CDS encoding NADAR family protein, translating to MNEIIFYSTKSENGYLSNFAAYPIELDGQIWPTSEHYFQAQKFPRTEHAVRIRQTPSPMIAARLGRSRRVPIRPDWEQVKDAVMLAALRAKFSQHPDLREMLLATGEARIVERAKKDRYWGDGGDGSGRNRLGELLMQVRDELRRAGTCGVDATEVP from the coding sequence GTGAACGAAATCATCTTCTACAGCACCAAGAGCGAGAACGGGTATTTGTCGAACTTCGCCGCATACCCAATCGAACTGGACGGGCAGATATGGCCAACAAGCGAGCATTACTTTCAGGCTCAAAAGTTCCCACGTACCGAGCATGCCGTGAGGATACGCCAGACGCCCTCGCCGATGATTGCCGCGCGTCTGGGCCGCAGCCGCCGTGTCCCAATCAGACCGGACTGGGAGCAGGTCAAGGACGCCGTAATGCTGGCGGCCCTGCGGGCAAAGTTCTCCCAGCACCCCGACCTGCGCGAGATGCTGTTAGCGACGGGTGAGGCACGGATCGTCGAGCGTGCTAAGAAGGATCGTTACTGGGGCGATGGCGGCGACGGCAGCGGGCGCAACCGCCTGGGTGAGCTGCTGATGCAGGTGCGCGACGAACTGCGGCGCGCGGGTACATGTGGCGTCGATGCGACGGAGGTGCCCTGA